A window from Staphylococcus succinus encodes these proteins:
- a CDS encoding HAMP domain-containing sensor histidine kinase, translating into MKQRKLRTKWMMITTTITFLTIFFFSLIIIFFLSNSLRHNELNEAERTSQDIAKLIETKRFEEITPLDLNASLGTFQKVIIYNDQGSKITETSNDHSINFSPDLSTKDTDHIAVKKNHNTNYLVLTRHIDTPKFQGYSVIIHSLEDYNMLVNSLYFIALIFGIIATFITAIISYFFSSQITKPLLLMSNKMQQIRRDGFQEKVELTTNYEETDNLIVTFNAMMFQLEESFNQQRQFVEDASHELRTPLQIIQGHLNLIQRWGKKDAAILEESLDISLEEMERITKLVEELLLLTKDNTNSTASEQENVEINQEIASRIKSLEQLHYDYTFDFNAYPKALNINIDRYQLEQVLIIFIDNAMKYDQINKHIEIQTNLRNKQISIEITDHGVGIPKEDIDFIFDRFYRVDKSRSRKLGGNGLGLSIAKKIIELNNGTIHVESELGKYTTFKITF; encoded by the coding sequence GTGAAACAAAGAAAATTAAGAACTAAATGGATGATGATTACTACAACAATTACGTTTTTAACCATTTTTTTCTTTAGTTTAATCATCATATTTTTTCTAAGTAATTCTTTACGTCACAATGAATTAAACGAAGCAGAACGGACTTCTCAGGATATTGCTAAACTTATAGAAACAAAACGTTTTGAAGAAATCACACCACTAGACTTAAATGCTTCACTTGGTACTTTTCAGAAAGTTATTATATATAATGATCAAGGCAGCAAAATAACTGAAACATCTAATGATCATTCTATTAATTTTTCGCCGGATTTATCCACAAAAGATACAGATCATATTGCCGTAAAAAAGAACCATAATACTAATTATTTGGTATTAACTAGACATATAGATACACCAAAGTTCCAAGGGTATAGTGTAATCATTCATTCTTTAGAAGATTACAACATGCTTGTAAACTCTTTATACTTTATCGCACTCATTTTTGGAATCATTGCAACATTTATTACTGCTATTATTAGTTACTTTTTTTCATCACAAATTACAAAACCGTTATTGTTGATGTCGAATAAAATGCAACAAATTCGTAGAGATGGTTTCCAAGAAAAAGTAGAACTCACTACGAATTATGAAGAAACGGATAATTTAATTGTTACTTTTAATGCAATGATGTTCCAATTAGAAGAATCATTTAACCAACAACGCCAATTTGTAGAAGATGCTTCACATGAATTACGTACACCACTTCAAATCATTCAAGGGCATTTGAATTTGATTCAAAGATGGGGCAAAAAAGATGCTGCTATATTAGAAGAATCATTAGATATTTCTTTAGAGGAAATGGAAAGAATAACTAAATTGGTTGAGGAATTGCTCTTGCTAACTAAAGACAACACAAATAGTACAGCAAGTGAACAGGAAAATGTTGAAATTAATCAAGAAATTGCTTCGCGTATAAAATCGTTAGAACAACTTCACTATGATTACACATTTGACTTTAATGCTTATCCTAAAGCACTTAATATAAATATTGATCGTTACCAATTAGAACAAGTACTGATTATTTTTATAGACAATGCAATGAAGTATGACCAAATCAATAAACACATAGAAATTCAAACCAACCTTAGAAATAAACAAATATCTATTGAAATCACTGATCACGGCGTAGGTATTCCCAAAGAAGACATTGATTTTATATTTGATCGCTTTTATAGGGTGGATAAATCACGTTCTCGTAAACTAGGTGGTAACGGACTAGGTTTATCTATAGCAAAAAAAATCATTGAACTTAACAATGGTACAATCCACGTAGAAAGTGAACTAGGAAAGTATACAACGTTTAAAATTACATTTTAA
- a CDS encoding response regulator transcription factor, with the protein MTKILIVEDEQNLARFIELELEHENYSVDIEYDGRPGLEKALSNTYDLILLDLMLPNINGLEICRQIRQKQTTPIIIITAKSDTYDKVAGLDYGADDYIVKPFDIEELLARIRAMLRRQPKKNVIDIRGIIIDKDAFKVTVDSESLDLTKTEYDLLYLLAENKNHVLQREQIIADVWGYDSEVETNVVDVYIRYLRNKLRPYGKEKYIETVRGVGYVIRE; encoded by the coding sequence ATGACTAAAATATTAATAGTAGAAGATGAGCAAAATCTTGCTCGTTTTATAGAACTTGAATTAGAACATGAAAATTATTCTGTAGATATCGAATATGATGGACGCCCTGGTTTAGAAAAAGCATTATCAAATACTTATGATCTTATACTTTTAGATTTAATGCTTCCCAATATAAATGGCTTAGAAATATGTAGGCAAATCAGGCAAAAGCAAACCACACCCATAATAATTATCACTGCCAAAAGTGACACTTATGATAAAGTAGCAGGATTAGATTATGGAGCTGATGATTATATTGTTAAACCATTTGATATTGAAGAACTATTGGCAAGAATCAGAGCAATGTTACGTCGACAACCGAAAAAAAATGTCATTGATATTAGAGGTATCATTATAGATAAAGATGCATTTAAGGTTACTGTTGATAGTGAATCACTAGATCTAACTAAAACCGAATATGACTTACTATATCTACTAGCTGAGAACAAAAACCATGTCTTGCAAAGAGAACAAATTATTGCAGATGTCTGGGGCTATGATAGTGAGGTAGAGACAAATGTTGTTGATGTATATATCCGTTATTTAAGAAATAAACTAAGACCCTATGGTAAAGAAAAATATATTGAAACAGTTCGTGGGGTTGGGTATGTGATTAGAGAGTGA
- a CDS encoding 2-oxoglutarate dehydrogenase E1 component, translating to MSNEKQVSEAPVNFGANLGYVLDLYDIYLNDPASVPEDLQVLFSTIKNGEANIAPKADGQTTVTKGDSTIKRVMRLIDNIRQYGHLLADIYPVNRPSREHVPKLNIEDFNLDQETLESISAGIVSEHFKDIYDNAYEAIVRMEKRYKGPIAFEYTHINNNKERVWLKRRIETPYKAILNDKQKIELFKNLAHVEGFEKYLHKNFVGAKRFSIEGVDTLVPMLQQTLKLASDEGIQNIQIGMAHRGRLNVLTHVLEKPYEMMISEFMHTDPMKFLPQDGSLKLTSGWSGDVKYHLGGVKTTQSYGIEQQISLANNPSHLEIVAPVVLGKTRATQDNTEQSGEVSTEFQKSMPILIHGDAAYPGQGINFEAMNLGNLDGYSTGGSLHIITNNRIGFTTEPNDGRSTTYSSDVAKGYDVPIMHVNADNVEATIEAIEIAMAFRKEFHKDVVIDLVGYRRYGHNEMDEPSITNPLQYHEIREHESVDILYGKQLVSENIISEDQMNTIFDDVQKTLRTAHDKIDKNDKMDNPDMQKPESLAEPIQTKDTNLSFDNLKKINDAMLSYPSDFKVLKKLNKVLEKRNEPFESEEGLVDWAQAEQLAFATITQNGTPIRLTGQDSERGTFSHRHAVLHDPDTGDKYVPLHHVPNQKATFEVRNSPLSEAAVVGFEYGYNVQNKSCMTIWEAQYGDFSNMAQMIFDNFLFSSRAKWGERSGLTLFLPHSFEGQGPEHSSARLERFLQLAGENNATIVNLSSSSNYYHLLRAQAANLGTESMRPLVVMSPKSLLRNKTVADPISKFTTGKFEAILPENHEKDTVKKVILASGKMFIDLKEYLAKHPNDSILIVAVERLYPFPVAEVEALLNELPNVENVAWVQEEPKNQGAWSFVYPYLKELTTDKYDLSYHGRIQRSAPAEGDGEIHKLVQNMILEQSTNIK from the coding sequence ATGAGCAACGAAAAACAGGTTTCCGAGGCACCTGTAAATTTCGGGGCAAATCTTGGATATGTTTTAGATTTATATGATATATATCTAAATGATCCAGCTTCAGTCCCTGAAGATTTACAAGTCCTATTTAGTACAATTAAAAACGGTGAAGCTAACATCGCACCAAAAGCTGATGGTCAAACTACTGTGACTAAAGGTGATAGCACTATCAAACGTGTTATGAGATTGATAGATAATATTCGTCAATACGGGCATTTATTGGCAGATATTTATCCAGTCAATAGACCATCAAGAGAACACGTTCCAAAATTAAATATTGAAGACTTCAATTTAGACCAAGAGACGCTTGAGTCTATCTCAGCTGGCATAGTGTCTGAGCATTTTAAAGATATCTATGACAACGCTTATGAAGCCATTGTTCGTATGGAAAAACGTTATAAAGGGCCAATTGCTTTTGAGTATACACATATCAATAACAACAAAGAACGTGTATGGTTAAAACGTCGAATTGAAACTCCATACAAAGCAATATTAAATGACAAACAAAAAATTGAACTATTTAAAAATTTAGCTCATGTTGAAGGATTTGAAAAATATTTACACAAAAACTTCGTAGGAGCAAAACGTTTCTCTATCGAGGGTGTAGATACATTAGTACCTATGCTACAACAAACATTAAAGCTAGCAAGTGATGAAGGTATACAAAATATTCAAATCGGTATGGCTCACCGTGGTAGATTAAATGTCTTAACACATGTATTAGAGAAGCCATATGAAATGATGATTTCTGAATTTATGCATACTGATCCAATGAAATTCTTACCACAAGATGGAAGTTTAAAATTAACTTCTGGTTGGTCTGGCGATGTTAAATATCATCTTGGCGGCGTGAAAACGACTCAGTCTTACGGCATAGAACAACAGATATCTCTAGCTAATAATCCGAGTCATTTAGAAATTGTTGCACCTGTAGTACTTGGTAAAACACGTGCAACACAAGATAATACGGAGCAGTCTGGTGAGGTTTCTACGGAATTCCAGAAATCTATGCCTATATTAATTCATGGTGATGCTGCTTATCCTGGACAAGGTATTAACTTTGAAGCAATGAATTTAGGTAATCTAGATGGTTATTCTACTGGTGGTTCATTGCATATTATTACAAATAATAGAATTGGTTTTACTACTGAACCCAATGATGGTCGCTCTACAACATACTCATCAGATGTTGCTAAAGGGTATGATGTACCTATCATGCATGTCAATGCAGATAATGTTGAAGCAACTATAGAGGCTATAGAAATTGCAATGGCATTTAGAAAAGAATTCCACAAGGATGTTGTCATTGACCTAGTTGGTTATCGTCGCTATGGACACAATGAAATGGATGAACCATCCATAACAAACCCATTGCAATATCATGAAATACGTGAACATGAATCTGTAGATATTTTATATGGCAAACAACTTGTAAGTGAAAATATTATATCTGAAGACCAAATGAATACTATATTTGATGACGTTCAAAAAACATTACGTACTGCTCATGATAAAATTGATAAAAACGATAAGATGGATAACCCAGACATGCAAAAACCAGAAAGTCTAGCTGAACCTATACAAACTAAAGATACAAACTTAAGTTTTGATAACCTTAAGAAAATAAATGATGCGATGCTTTCATATCCATCAGATTTTAAAGTGTTGAAAAAACTTAACAAAGTATTAGAAAAACGTAATGAACCATTTGAAAGCGAAGAAGGTTTAGTTGATTGGGCACAAGCAGAACAGTTAGCATTTGCTACTATCACACAAAATGGCACACCTATTCGTTTAACTGGTCAAGATAGTGAACGTGGTACTTTCAGTCACCGTCATGCAGTATTACACGATCCTGATACAGGTGATAAATATGTACCTCTCCATCATGTACCAAACCAAAAGGCGACTTTTGAAGTACGCAATTCACCATTATCAGAAGCTGCAGTAGTTGGTTTTGAGTATGGTTATAACGTTCAAAATAAATCCTGTATGACTATATGGGAAGCCCAGTATGGCGATTTTTCAAATATGGCTCAAATGATTTTTGATAACTTCTTATTTAGTTCTAGAGCTAAATGGGGCGAACGCTCAGGTCTTACTTTATTCCTACCACATTCATTTGAAGGACAAGGTCCAGAACATTCATCTGCGCGTTTAGAAAGATTTTTACAACTTGCAGGCGAAAATAATGCGACGATTGTTAATTTATCTAGTTCTAGTAATTATTATCATTTATTACGTGCGCAAGCAGCGAATTTAGGTACTGAGTCAATGAGACCTTTAGTTGTAATGTCACCAAAGAGTTTATTACGTAATAAAACAGTTGCAGATCCAATCAGCAAATTTACTACTGGTAAATTCGAAGCGATTTTACCAGAAAATCATGAAAAAGACACTGTGAAAAAAGTTATTTTAGCTTCCGGTAAAATGTTTATCGATTTAAAAGAATATCTAGCTAAACATCCAAATGATTCTATTCTCATAGTAGCAGTTGAAAGATTGTATCCATTCCCTGTTGCTGAAGTCGAAGCATTATTAAATGAACTGCCTAATGTCGAAAATGTAGCTTGGGTTCAAGAAGAACCTAAAAATCAGGGCGCATGGTCATTCGTTTATCCGTATCTAAAAGAATTAACTACTG